A single window of Kwoniella dejecticola CBS 10117 chromosome 8, complete sequence DNA harbors:
- a CDS encoding 4-hydroxybenzoate 3-monooxygenase has product MDREGLLHEGVELLFEGQRHPIDFPSLTSGRRVMIYAQTEICKDLIALQLRQGDPLLLDTEVLGIQDISSSKPSVRYRVRGEEHELRCDYVAGCDGFWGISRQAIPADISRVYERVYPFSWLGIMANVAPSSEDLIYARHDRGFALLSMRSPTISRNYIQVANETQAESWSDQAIWDELEARTRTTDGWKVQRGPITSKSVTPMRSFVHEPMQYHRLFLAGDAAHIVPPTGAKGLNLAVGDVVVLAEALKRKHKNGEEDLLATYGERCIKRVWQAERFSYDMTNLLHTHPESTEFSRRIELARLERIVSTQSARSDFALAYTGFPLE; this is encoded by the coding sequence ATGGACCGAGAGGGACTCCTACATGAGGGAGTTGAACTCTTATTCGAAGGTCAACGTCACCCGATCGACTTTCCATCTCTCACCAGTGGTCGCCGAGTGATGATATACGCCCAGACGGAGATCTGTAAAGATCTGATCGCCCTCCAGTTGAGACAAGGAGACCCACTTCTTCTGGACACCGAAGTTCTGGGGATTCAAGacatctcctcatccaagCCGTCCGTTAGATACCGTGTCAGGGGAGAAGAGCATGAGTTGAGATGCGACTATGTAGCAGGGTGTGATGGGTTCTGGGGTATATCTCGCCAAGCAATACCAGCGGACATCTCTCGAGTCTATGAGCGGGTCTATCCGTTTAGCTGGCTAGGAATCATGGCCAACGTAGCACCATCATCGGAAGATCTTATCTACGCTCGTCACGATCGAGGTTTTGCTTTACTTTCTATGCGTTCACCCACGATCTCGCGGAACTACATCCAAGTGGCGAATGAGACTCAAGCCGAGTCTTGGAGTGATCAGGCCATTTGGGACGAACTGGAAGCGCGGACTAGAACAACAGACGGCTGGAAAGTGCAAAGAGGACCCATCACAAGCAAGTCAGTCACTCCCATGCGATCGTTCGTTCACGAACCCATGCAatatcatcgtctcttcctTGCGGGAGATGCTGCTCATATTGTTCCGCCCACTGGAGCTAAAGGCCTAAATCTCGCCGTTGGCGATGTGGTCGTGTTAGCCGAAGCGTTGAAACGGAAGCATAAGAATGGAGAGGAGGATCTCCTTGCAACCTATGGGGAAAGATGTATCAAACGGGTCTGGCAAGCCGAGCGCTTCTCCTACGACATGACAAACCTATTACACACACATCCGGAATCAACAGAATTCAGTAGGCGCATAGAACTCGCGCGACTGGAGAGAATAGTGTCCACGCAATCTGCAAGATCTGACTTTGCCTTGGCTTATACTGGATTTCCACTGGAATAA
- a CDS encoding histidinol dehydrogenase, producing MSNYKHLKSPAPPAPANEGQSSSLDVATIVQGVIEDVRSNGDSAVRKYSKQFDRWSPPSFKLSEEQIHKIIATVPEQTIKDIKTVQSNVRAFAEAQKASMKDFEIEIRPGIHLGQKNVPIQNVGCYVPGGRYPLLASAHMTILTAKVAGVPNVIACTPPIAGEIPTATIAAMYYAGADAIYLLGGTQAIAAMALGTETIPKVDFICGPGNAFVATAKAKLYGSIGIDLFAGPTEVLIVADEHASSFTVAVDLLSQAEHGPDTPAVLITTSERLAKEAIAHVEKILTETEMSTSALAGTSWRDYGEVIVVENIDEAYSLADTFASEHVQILTQNPREALDKMKNYGALFLGERTCVSYGDKVIGTNHVLPTKGAARYTGGLCVQKFLKTYTYQEVKSDQASGELGQLCGRAARAERFEGHARSGDRRAQLYLGNKYKWIYE from the exons ATGTCCAATTACAAACACCTGAAATCACCAGCACCCCCCGCACCTGCCAATGAAGGacaatcatcatccttaGATGTGGCAACGATTGTCCAAGGTGTTATCGAAGATGTGAGGTCGAACGGAGACTCAGCGGTCCGAAAATACTCTAAACAATTCGACAGATGGTCTCCGCCGTCTTTCAAACTGTCAGAGGAGCAGATCCATAAGATCATTGCTACTGTCCCGGAGCAGACCATAAAGGATATCAAGACGGTCCAATCCAATGTTCGGGCTTTCGCCGAAGCTCAGAAAGCCAGCATGAAGGAttttgagattgagatccgACCAGGAATTCACCTTGGTCAGAAGAATGTCCCTATCCAGAATGTTGGCTG TTATGTTCCCGGTGGCCGATACCCCCTACTCGCTTCGGCTCATATGACTATTCTCACCGCCAAGGTCGCTGGAGTCCCCAATGTGATAGCCTGTACACCTCCCATCGCGGGGGAGATTCCCACCGCAACTATCGCCGCGATGTACTATGCAGGAGCAGACGCCATCTATCTTCTCGGTGGTACACAAGCCATCGCAGCCATGGCCTTGGGCACGGAGACAATTCCGAAGGTTGACTTCATTTGTGGTCCCGGTAATGCATTCGTCGCGACGGCGAAAGCCAAACTATACGGGTCCATCGGTATCGATCTATTCGCCGGCCCCACCGAAGTGCTGATTGTCGCGGACGAGCATGCCTCCTCATTCACTGTTGCGGTCGATCTCCTCTCTCAAGCCGAGCATGGTCCGGATACTCCAGCGGTACTCATCACCACTTCGGAGAGACTAGCCAAAGAAGCCATCGCACACGTGGAGAAGATCCTCACTGAAACCGAAATGTCAACTTCAGCTCTGGCCGGTACCTCATGGAGGGATTACGGCGAGGTCATAGTGGTTGAAAACATCGATGAGGCATACAGTCTTGCCGATACCTTCGCTTCCGAACATGTCCAAATCCTGACTCAGAACCCCCGGGAAGCTCTGGACAAGATGAAAAATTATGGAGCTCTCTTCTTAGGCGAGCGGACTTGCGTATCGTATGGCGATAAAGTCATTGGTACAAATCATGTGCTTCCCACCAAAGGTGCTGCCCGATACACTGGGGGTCTCTGCGTCCAAAAGTTCCTAAAGACCTACACTTACCAGgaggtcaagtcagatcaggCTTCCGGTGAACTGGGTCAGCTCTGTGGACGTGCTGCTCGAGCGGAGCGATTCGAAGGTCATGCTAGAAGTGGTGACAGACGAGCACAGCTTTACCTAGGAAACAAATATAAATGGATTTACGAGTAG